From Hyalangium minutum:
TCCACATCTGAACCACCGCGCAGTTCCCTAACCCGCGAGGCCCATCCGCAATGAAGGCAGCCAACATCCTGCAGACCATTGGCAACACTCCTCACGTGAAGGTCAACCGGCTCTTCCCCTCGCGTGTCGAGGTCTACATCAAGCTGGAGCGCGCCAACCCGGGTGGCAGCATCAAGGACCGCATTGGCCTGGCCATGATTGAGGACGCCGAGCAACGCGGCATCCTCAAGAAGGACAGCGTCATCATCGAGCCGACCTCGGGCAACACGGGCATTGGCCTGGCGATGGTGGCGGCGGTGAAGGGCTACAAGCTCATCCTGGTCATGCCCGAGTCCATGAGCCTGGAGCGACGCCGGCTGATGGCGGCGTACGGCGCGCAGCTGGAGCTGACGCCTCGGGCCGGCGGCATGAAGGGGGCCATTGCCCGCGCGCAGGAGCTGGTGGCGCAGACGCCCAACGCGTGGATGCCGCAGCAGTTCGAGAACGAGGCCAACATCGCGGTGCACAAGCGCACCACGGCGAAGGAGATCCTCCAGGACTTCCCCGAGGGGCTGGACTACCTCATCACGGGCGTGGGCACGGGCGGCCACATCACCGCGTGCGCCGAGGAGCTGAAGAAGGCCTGGCCCAAGCTGAAGGTGTTCGCGGTGGAGCCGGTCAAGTCGGCGGTGATCAGCGGTGGGCAGCCGGGGCCGCACCCCATCCAGGGCATCGGCGCGGGCTTCATCCCGAAGAACCTGCACGTGGAGGCCATTGATGGGGCAATCGCCATCCCCGAGGAGGAGGCGTTCGACTTCGCCCGCCGCTCGGCGAAGGAGGAGGGCATCTTCGTGGGCATCTCCTCGGGCGCGGCGCTGGCGGCGGTGAACCGGAAGCTGGCGGAGATCCCCGACGGCAGCCGAGTGCTCACCTTCTGCTACGACACGGGCGAGCGCTACCTCTCCATCGAGAACCTGTTCTAAGCCTGGGCGGGCGCCTCACGCGCGCCCGCGCAGCATCAGCCCCCAGTAGAAGCGCGGCAGGCCGTACTTCTTCATCAGCCACATGTCGCGCCGCTCCTGAAGGGTGTTGATGAGCGGAAAGCTGGGCGTGGGCTTGCCGTCGTAGTCGAACTCGGCGAGCAGCAGCTTGCCGTAGCCGGTGGTGAGCGGGCACGAGGCGTAGCCGTCATAACGCGCCTCGGGCTTGTGGCCCGCCAGCACCGCCAGCAGGTTCTCCACCAGCACCGGCGCCTGCTTGCGGATGGCCGCCCCCGTGCGCGAGGTGGGCAGGTCCGACGCGTCACCCAGCGCGAACACCTCCGGGTAATCTGGATGCTGCAGCGTGTACTTGTCCGCCTTCACCCAGCCCTTGCTCGGGCCCTCCCGCCACGCGAGCGGGCTGCGCTGGATGAAGTCGGGTGCACTCTGCGGCGGCGTCACGTGCAGCAAGTCGTACGGGATGACCGTCTCTGCCCTCCCCCCATCTTCGCGTGACACCTCGAAGACGGCCTCGCGCTTGTCTCCGCGCACCTCCACGAGGTTGTGCTGGAAGCGGGTGTCGATGCCGTAGCGCGCCACCACCCCATTGAGCACCTCGGCGAACGGCTTCACGCCGAAGATGGCCTTGCCCCCCGAGCCGAAGAGGATCTTCGTGCGCTCCAGCTTCCCCGTGCGCCGCCAGTGGTCCGCCGCCAGATACATGATCTTCTGCGGCGCCCCCGCGCACTTCACCGGCGTGGCCGGGTGAGTGAAGAGCGCCGTGCCCCCATCGAACTTCTGGATGAGCTCCCACGTCTTCGGCGCCAACGCGAAGTCGTAGTTGCTGGAGACATGCGGCGTCTTCAACGCCTCACGCAGCCCGCGCACCTTGTCCCAGTCCAGCTGGATGCCCGGCGCCACCACCAGCA
This genomic window contains:
- the cysK gene encoding cysteine synthase A — protein: MKAANILQTIGNTPHVKVNRLFPSRVEVYIKLERANPGGSIKDRIGLAMIEDAEQRGILKKDSVIIEPTSGNTGIGLAMVAAVKGYKLILVMPESMSLERRRLMAAYGAQLELTPRAGGMKGAIARAQELVAQTPNAWMPQQFENEANIAVHKRTTAKEILQDFPEGLDYLITGVGTGGHITACAEELKKAWPKLKVFAVEPVKSAVISGGQPGPHPIQGIGAGFIPKNLHVEAIDGAIAIPEEEAFDFARRSAKEEGIFVGISSGAALAAVNRKLAEIPDGSRVLTFCYDTGERYLSIENLF
- a CDS encoding NAD(P)/FAD-dependent oxidoreductase — encoded protein: MENRPTPQAPAALLVRAPTRERYRVVLIGGGTAGITVAARLRRQGVTDMAIIEPSQKHYYQPLWTLVGAGAARAEDSVRDEADFIPEGVRWIRERAEEVDPVAREVLTASGLRVGYDVLVVAPGIQLDWDKVRGLREALKTPHVSSNYDFALAPKTWELIQKFDGGTALFTHPATPVKCAGAPQKIMYLAADHWRRTGKLERTKILFGSGGKAIFGVKPFAEVLNGVVARYGIDTRFQHNLVEVRGDKREAVFEVSREDGGRAETVIPYDLLHVTPPQSAPDFIQRSPLAWREGPSKGWVKADKYTLQHPDYPEVFALGDASDLPTSRTGAAIRKQAPVLVENLLAVLAGHKPEARYDGYASCPLTTGYGKLLLAEFDYDGKPTPSFPLINTLQERRDMWLMKKYGLPRFYWGLMLRGRA